In Pan troglodytes isolate AG18354 chromosome 20, NHGRI_mPanTro3-v2.0_pri, whole genome shotgun sequence, the genomic window ACAGTATCCTCTGAGCTCCTGTCCGTTGCAGCCCAgacactcctgagctcagacaccAAGGCTCCGGGGAGCAGCTCCTGTGGGGCAGAACGGCTACACACAGTTGGGGGACCTGGCTCAGCCCGGCCCCGAGCTTTCTCCCACAGTGGGGTACACAGCCTGGACGGCGGAGAAGTAGACAGTCAGGCGCTACAGGAACTGACGCAGGTCTGGGGTGCAGGCCCCCTagtgggggtgggcagggaaCCTGTCCAGGGCAGCAGCCCCGCTGAACCCTCTCTGCCACCTATCTTGCAGATGGTGTCTGGCCCTGCATCGTACTCTGGCCCAAAGCCTTCTACCCAGTATGGAGCTCCAGGACCCTTTGCAGCCCCTGGTGAGGGAGGTGCCTTGGCGGCCACTGGGCGGCCCCCGCTGCTGCCCACGCGAGCTTCTCGTTCTCAGCGTGCGGCCAGTGAGGACATGACGAGTGATGAGGAGCGCATGGTCATCTGTGAGGAGGAAGGGGATGATGATGTCATTGGTGAGCATTGCAGGGCCCAGAATCTTGCCCAGGACCCAGCAGGCCAAGGCTCAGAGGGTGGGCAGAACTTGGATCCAGGCCCCTAGgcccctttgttttcttttccacttgGTTTATGGTTGCATGTGGCCAGTTCAGGCCCTGCCGAGTAaacccagccctgccctcaggaagcCCCCAGCCCTGCAGGAAATCTGGAGGACAGGGGGCATGACCAGATCTTCAGGTGCAGTGTTAGGTGCTCTGTCCTGCAGGCTCATAGGCTCCTGCACTGGGCAGTGGGCACTGGGCATGTGGGCACAGCCCTGGGCTGAGGAGTAGCCTTCCTGGACAGCACTCCCTGCCGGTTTGGAGCAGAGCTGAGATCCAGGCTCCAGACTGTTTCTCCTGGGTCCCCTTGCATCTAGCCCCCTCCCCATACTGTTCCCTCCACTCCCTCAGCTGACGATGGCTTCGGCACCACTGACATTGATCTCAAGTGCAAGGAGCGGGTGACCGACAGCGAGAGTGGGGACAGCTCTGGGGAGGACCCAGAGGGCAACAAGGTGAGGGCTTGGGTCACGGTGCTGTCCCATCACACTCCCTCCTAAGCCATGGGAATGTCTGTTTCTCCCGGGCTTGAGAGAGGGGGAGATTAAGGTCCAGAGAGGGCAAGCTGCTTGCCCCGTGGGGAGTTGGGTCATAGGATGAATTGAGGCCTTCAGCTGGCAGGGGTGCAGCCCTAGGCTGGCCTGGCTGACAGGCTGGATGGGCATGGCTAGGGGGCTGCTATCGAGGTGTCGGAGTGTCCTGACCTGGGGTGTCTCCCTTCCTTTCATGCAGGGCTTTGGTCGGAAGGTGTTTTCACCTGTGATCCGTTCCTCCTTTACCCACTGCCGCCCCCCACTGGACCCTGAGCCCCCAGGGCCCCCGGATCCTCCTGTAGCCTTTGGCAAAGGCTATGGTTCCGCCCCATCCTCCTCTGCGTCCTCGCCTgcttcctcctcagcctcggcAGCCACCTCCTTCTCACTGGGCTCAGGAACCTTCAAGGCCCAGGAGTCTGGTCAGGGCAGCACAGCGGGCCCCCTACGGCCCCCACCCCCTGGGGCTGGGGGTCCAGCGACACCTTCCAAGGCAACCCGGTTCCTCCCAACGGATCCTGCCACCTTCCGGCGCAAGAGACCTGAAAGTGTGGGTGGCCTGGAGCCACCAGGCCCCTCAGTCATTGCGGCCCCTCCCAGCGGAGGAGGAAACATCCTGCAGACACTGGTGCTGCCCCCAAACAAGGAGGAGCAAGAGGGCGGCGGAGCCAGAGTGCCCTCCGCCCCCGCCCCATCACTGGCCTACGGGGCCCCAGCAGCTCCCCTGTCCCGTCCTGCCGCCACCATGGTCACCAATGTGGTGCGGCCTGTCAGCAGCACTCCTGTGCCCATCGCCTCTAAGCCCTTCCCCACCTCTGGCCGGGCTGAGGCGTCTCCAAATGACACAGCAGGTGCCAGGACTGAAATGGGCACTGGGTCTCGGGTGCCTGGGGGCTCCCCGCTGGGTGTCAGCTTAGTGTATTCGGACAAGAAGTCGGCAGCAGCCACCTCACCAGCCCCACACTTGGTGGCTGGACCCCTGCTGGGCACTGTGGGGAAGGCGCCTGCCACTGTCACTAACCTACTGGTGGGCACCCCGGGGTATGGGGCCCCTGCGCCCCCTGCTGTCCAGTTCATTGCCCAGGGGGCCCCTGGTGGTGGGACCACTGCGGGCTCAGGAGCAGGTGCTGGGAGTGGCCCCAATGGGCCAGTACCCCTGGGCATCCTGCAACCAGGTGCCCTGGGCAAGGCTGGGGGAATCACCCAGGTACAGTACATCCTGCCCACGCTGCCCCAGCAGCTTCAGGTGGCACCTGCCCCAGCACCAGCCCCTGGGACCAAGGCAGCGGCTCCCAGCGGCCCTGCACCCACCACCAGCATCCGTTTCACCCTCCCACCGGGCACTTCCACCAACGGCAAAGTCCTGGCCGCCACTGCACCCACTCCTGGCATCCCCATCCTGCAGTCTGTACCCTCCGCCCCACCCCCCAAAGGTGAGACCTGGGCCGGGCAGCACTAGGAGAGGGGCCATAGTCCTGTTTGGCTCCCTTGTAACCTTTTCCTTTCTTGCCTCTTAACTTCCAGCCCAGTCAGTTTCTCCCGTGCAGGCCCCGCCCCCGGGTGGCTCAGCCCAGCTGCTGCCTGGGAAGGTCCTAGTGCCTCTGGCCGCCCCTAGCATGTCAGTGCGGGGTGGAGGGGCCGGCCAGCCGCTGCCACTGGTGAGCCCGCCCTTCTCAGTACCTGTGCAGAATGGTGCCCAGCCCCCCAGCAAGGTGAGGGCCTGCCTTTCTCTCTACCTGCTGGATGTTGGCTCCTGTACCCcatcatttctttgtctttttttcagtcttttctccttctccatgTATCTGGTTCTCTGTCTTGCCATCTTCCGTGATGTCTCTGTGCATCCTGACTCTCTCAAGTCCTCAGTGTCTgtaccctcctcctcctctgtgtccccacctctCACTGTCATCTGCCCATCCTGTTCTCACCCCAAGTTCTGTGTTCCTTGCTTTTGCTTAGAGTCCCACTTGAGGTCTTGGTCTTCCCCTGCCCCAGTCTGGGGCCACAGCTCACCCTGGCCTATGGGTGCCCTTCTCCACAGATCATCCAGCTGACCCCGGTGCCTGTGAGCACACCCAGCGGCCTGGTGCCGCCCCTGAGCCCAGCCACACTCCCTGGACCCACCTCTCAGCCTCAGAAGGTCCTGTTGCCCTCCTCCACCAGGTAATTGCAGCTGAGCCCATACTCAGAGGCCAGGGAAGGGGTGGGGCGGGGCCGGCTTACCTCACTCCTCCCCATTTCCTCTCCTGCGGCAGAATCACCTATGTGCAGTCAGCGGGCGGGCACGCGCTGCCCCTGGGTACCAGCCCTGCGTCCAGCCAGGCTGGAACAGTCACCTCGTACGGGCCCACGAGCTCTGTAGCTCTAGGCTTCACCTCGCTGGGGCCCAGCGGCCCCGCCTTCGTGCAGCCCCTGCTCTCAGGTGAGGGGCGGCCTGGCAGGCAGTGCTGGGGACCCAGGGTGGGGCTGAGGCATTCCGGGCCCTAACTTGGtctcctgcttctccttctctgtctttcaGCAGGCCAAGCCCCACTGCTGGCTCCCGGTCAGGTGGGCGTGTCACCTGTGCCCAGTCCCCAGCTGCCGCCTGCCTGTGCAGCCCCCGGAGGTCCTGTCATAACAGCGTTTTACTCTGGCAGCCCTGCACCCACCTCCTCAGCACCCCTGGCCCAGCCATCCCAGGCCCCCCCAAGCCTGGTCTACACTGTGGCCACCAGCACAACCCCACCTGCAGCCACCATTCTGCCCAAGGGCCCGCCAGCCCCTGCCACTGCCACCCCAGCCCCGACTAGCCCTTTCCCCAGTGCCACAGGTAGGTGTCAGATCAACCCAGAGCAGAGTGAGTTGGGGGACCCAGGGGATGGGCTCCAGTCAGGCCTGGCTCAGCAAACAATTTTCTCCCCACTAGCAGGTTCCATGACCTACAGCTTAGTGGCCCCCAAGGCCCAGCGGCCCAGCCCGAAGGCCCCCCAGAAAGTGAAGGCAGCCATCGCCAGCATTCCCGTGGGGTCCTTTGAGGCAGGTGCCTCTGGGCGGCCTGGCCCTGCACCCCGGCAGCCTCTGGAGCCTGGCCCAGTCCGAGAGCCAACTGCCCTAGAGTCTGAGCTTGAGGGGCAGCCCACACCACCAGCCCCTCCACCCCTGCCAGAGACCTGGACTCCCACGGCCCGGAGCAGccccccactgcccccacctGCTGAGGAGCGGACCAGCGCCAAGGGCCCTGAGACCATGGTGAGCGCCTGCAGGCCGTGGGGCTCCCACTGCCACTTGGCTGTGCCTCTCCATTGACGTCTTTGCTTTTCTGTCCTACTCTTCTTTCCATGCCTGTGTGTCTCTCAGGTTAAAGGGTCCCCTCTGTCCCTTCTGCCTGCCTGTGTTGTCTCCTCTCCCATCTGAGGCCCCTGTCTTGGCCTTCCTGAGGCCGTGTGACAGCCTTCTCAAGGGGTCTGCTGGGCGGGCTCAGATCCAACTCTTTGTTTCTGGCCTTTGCCCCAGAGTCTGAGCTCAGTGTTCGCCATCTCCCTGCCCATCTCCACCCCAGGCCAGCAAATTCCCCAGCTCATCTTCAGACTGGCGCGTCCCTGGGCAGGGCCTGGAGAATCGTGGGGAGCCTCCCActcctcccagcccagccccagctccagccGTAGCCCCTGGCGGCAGCAGCGAGAGCAGCAGTGGACGGGCAGCCGGGGACACCCCGGAGCGCAAGGAGGCGGCTGGTACTGGCAAGAAGGTGAAGGTGCGGCCCCCGCCCCTGAAGAAGACCTTTGACTCTGTGGACAAGTGAGCATGGGCTGGGGCCTTGGTGGAGCGTGTTAGGGTGGCGGGAGTGGGAGCAGCtgcaggctgaggcgggggagGTGACCCTGCCGGCCCTCCAGCAGGGTCCTGTCAGAAGTGGACTTCGAAGAGCGCTTTGCTGAGTTGCCTGAGTTTCGGCCTGAGGAGGTGCTGCCCTCCCCCACCCTGCAGTCTCTGGCCACCTCACCCCGGGCCATCCTGGGCTCTTACCGCAAGAAGAGGAAGAACTCCACGGGTAGGCGAGCATTGGGCACCCAGGGTCCTTAGGTGGAGGGCAGACTGGGGCCACCTGCACTGAGTCTGCTTCTGTTTGGCCAGACCTGGATTCAGCACCCGAGGACCCCACCTCGCCCAAGCGCAAGATGAGAAGACGCTCCAGCTGCAGCTCGGAGCCCAACACCCCCAAGAGTGCCAAGTGCGAGGGGGACATCTTCACCTTTGACCGTACAGGTGCCGTGGTGGGCAGAACTTTGGGGGCCTGGGGACCTGCAAGAGGAGTGGGTCTCTGGAAGGCGGTTAGAGAGTGAGAGAGGTAGGGTGGGTCCATCCAGGCTGGGAGGAAGCACAGCCTGTCAGTGGTGGGTTCTGGAGTCTGGCAGACCCCTAGGTTGCCCTGTGACTGTGGGCAGGACCCCTCTCTGACTCCCCTGTGAAATAGAATGCAGTGAGGGCTTGGGTGGGCACTCAGACGGTGGCAGGAAGGCCCTGCCGCTGCTGCAGCCTTGCCATGCTGCCTGTGCCCTGCACAGGTACAGAAGCCGAGGACGTGCTTGGGGAGCTAGAGTATGACAAGGTGCCATACTCCTCCCTGCGGCGCACCCTAGACCAGCGCCGGGCCCTGGTCATGCAGCTCTTTCAGGACCATGGCTTCTTCCCGTCAGGTGAGCCTATCTGGGAGTCTTGGGGTCACTCGGGTGGGACTTATCTGTACATGTCATCCTGTGCTCCCCACCGTTTTTCTATCTCCAGCCCAGGCCACAGCCGCCTTCCAGGCCCGCTATGCAGACATCTTTCCCTCCAAGGTTTGTCTGCAGTTGAAGATCCGTGAGGTGCGCCAGAAGATCATGCAGGCTGCCACTCCCACGGAGCAGCCCCCTGGAGCTGAGGCTCCTCTCCCTGTACCGCCCCCCACTGGcactgctgctgcccctgcccccactcccagccccgcAGGGGGCCCTGACCCCACCTCACCCAGCTCGGACTCTGGCACGGCCCAGGCTGCCCCGCCACTGCCTCCACCCCCAGAGTCGGGACCTGGACAGCCTGGCTGGGAGGGGGCTCCCCagccctcccccccacccccaggtccCTCCACAGCTGCCACAGGCAGGTGAGGGACCCCTGAGAAGATGCCAGGACTTATAGTACCCCCTCAGGACATGGACAGTATGTGGGGGCAGGAAGGTTATCTCCTCCCGGGTAAAGCCATTTCGTCCTCTCCAGTTTGGGGCGGAATGAGGCCTGCTCCTCTTGTAAATACCCCCTTCCCTCGAAGCTCCCTCCCGGTGCTGGGGGGCAGCTGAGGGGCTGCAGGGGCAGTCTCCCTCCTCCAAGCCCCTGTACATAACCTGGAGCGTGTGACCTTCAGAGCTTTTCACTTTATGCAAAATGGCTCCTGTGAGGGCTGCAAGCTGGAGGGTGGTGCGGGCCTTGGGCCACAGGGAGGCGCCTGTGGAATAGGGGGAGTTCATGCACCCCTTTTTTCCCCAGAGGGGCTGGACTCAGGTtagtttgggggtgggggctcctgcaCTTTGCCACAGGCACGGGGAGGGTTTTCTCCTCACCCCCTCTGCCCTCCCAACTTGGGTTGTACTTTCTAAGAAGGTGATTCCCCCTGCCCttgcccccttccccagaacaAAACATGTTGATCATGTGCAATATTTCTTACTGTGCCGAGAAGCCGCAATGAGCGAGATTAAAGCTGTTTAACACACCTGTGTGGCTGCAGGCTCTTAAAAGGGAGGGCTGTTGGTTGTACCAGTCCTGTCCTGAGTTGTCATGGAGCGGTAGGCTTTCCATGAGGTGGGGGCAACAATTCCAGTACCACTGCCCCCAACTTCAGAGGAACCCCATAGGCCAGGTCCCTGACTTGCTGTGGACCAGATGGCCCCTCTCCAGTTTAGGAGCCTGTGCGCTCCGGGAGCCTCAATGCCTGCTAGCCCTGTTCTCAGCCATTGGACTGCGTGAGTTTGGGGAAGGCCTGAGGCAAGATGCCACCGGATGGTTACCCTCACTGGCTCTGGGGTCATTCGTACTCAGGAAACAGGTCCCAAGAGGTCCTAGCCCAGAGGTGGCAGTGGGTGGGAGGGAGCCTAGTCTACCTGGAATACCCTTGGTCCTCAGTGTGACCCCTGCTGCCCCCATGTGGCCTGGGCCTGCACTGCAACTGGGCTTGAAGGAACCTCCCCTGGGTGACACCCCTCCCGCCCAGCATGTGGACACAGTGCCCACCTGAGGTGACAAGATACCTACACCCTGTGTGGAGGGATGACAACTAGGAGTGGGAGGGTCAGGACACCTCCACAGAAGTGGCATCTAAGCTAGAGATGGAGCACCCGGaagttccagccagggcaaccGCATATGCACTGGGTCACTGTGTTCCCAGAATTCTTGCCTGAGCTTGGTCTTGTAGGATAGTGCTGGAAAGCTGGTCTTAACTAGTGTTTACTGATTGGTAACGCCTGCCTGAAGCACACTATTGTGATAGTGGAAATTAACCTAACCACAAGAATCACAGTGCCTTAATGGATCAGTGATAACTGCCCTGGGCAGAAATAGAaccacagccaggcatggtggctcatgtctgtaatgccagcaccctgggaggccgaggcaggtggattgcttgagctcaggagtcagaccagcctgggcaacatggcaaaaccacttctctacaaaaaatacaataagctGGACctagtggcacatgcttatagtagcagctattcaggaggctgaggtgggtggatcacttgagcctgggaggttgaagttgcagtgggctgtggtctcaccactgtactctagcctgggtgacggagagagaccctgtctcacacaaaAAACACCTTGCAGAACTGCAGGGTCACAGATCAGGATAAGGACTAATGGTGGTACCCAGATACCCAGACAGGTTCGACCATAAAGCAGGAAACAGCACACTGAGGAAGGAGAGTTTAATGTTGTGGGAAGGCAGCAGGATGCTTAGGGTGCGGGCTCCAGCAGGGGAGCACCTTGGCCCTGGTCTTGGGCCAGCAGACGCAGAAGCAGGGAGTGCAGAGCCCGGCAAACAGGTGTGTAGCCCAGGCGGCTCAGATGCAGGTAATCATACATGTCATGATGGCTGATGGTGCCATCTGAGTGCACAAAGCCAGGGTCGGCATCTAAGAAGTGGGCCCGAGGGTGGCCAGCCAGTGCCGCCCGTACCAGCTCGTTCACCTGTCGGTTCTTCTCTCGAAGTGGGTTGGGATGTTGGCCTCGCGGAAGCAGGCCCTGAGCAGGAACACGAGGCGTAGTAAGGAAACAAGCATTTGAGTATCTTGTTCTGTGTGCCAACCTGTCCTCCACCCACCACCATGAAGTTTCCAGCTGCAGAAAACACTAGGGATGGGCAAgtagggagggtgggagggtagTTCCTAAATATCACATCCTAGCCCTCATTTAGCAAGAGACTTCTGGGTTTTagcctctttccttttctattcttttttttttttttttgagacagagtcttgctctgtcgcccagactggagtgcagtggcgcgatctcgactcactgcaagctccgcctcccaggttcacgccattctcctgcctcagcctcccaagtagctgggactacgggcacccaccatcatgcccggctaattttttgtatttttattagagacggggtttcaccatgttagccaggatggtctcgatctcctgacttcatgatccgcccgcctcggcctcccaaagtgctgggattacaggcgtgagccaccgcgcgcggcCTAGCCTCTTTCCAAGTATCACTTAGAAAAATGTTGACATTGGctaggttcagtggctcacgcctgtaatcccagcatgatgggaggcagagctggataggtcgcttgagcccaggagttcgagaccgacctgggcaacatggtgaaaccccatatctaacaaaaatgcacaaaaattGGTGGgacatgatggcgtgtgcctgtagtcccagctactcgggaggctgacgtgggagaatcacttgagccctggaagcagaagttgcagtgagctgagatcatgccaccgcactccagcctgggcaacagagccagatcctgtctcaaaaaataaataggccaagggaggttgctcacgcctgtaatcccagcactttgggaggctgagacgggtggatcacttgaggtcaggagttctgagaccagcccggccaacatggtgaaatgccatctctacgaaaaatacaaaaattagccaggcgtggtggcacgcgcctgcagtctcagctactgtgaaggctgaggcaggagaatcacttgaacccaggaggaggaggttgcagtgaggccagattgcgtcactgcactctggcctggcaacagagcaagactctgtcccaaaataaataaataaataaaagatatcaaCATCATGGCTCATGCCAAGGGATCAATCCGCTTTCAGAAGAGGAAATATCCTAGCTACCTACAAGTGATGGAGCCTAGATTTACCCCAGGAATGCCTGACAACTTTTGGCCTATTCAaggttttttgagggtttttcttttgttttctggtgagacagggtctctgtcacccaggctagagtgcagtagcatgatcacagctcactgttaccttttaattcctgggctcaagtgatccttcccctttagcctcccaagtagctggggttacaggttttgcgcaccatcatacccagctaattcttttttttttgagatggagtcttgctctgttgcccaggctggagtgcagtggcgcaatctcggctcactgcaagctccgccccctgggttcatgccatcctcctgcctcagcctcccaagtagctgggactacagacgcctgccaccacgcccggctaattttttgtatttttagtagaaacggggtttcaccttgttagccaggatggtctcgatctcctgacctcgtgatccaccctcttcagcctcccaaagtgctgggattacaggtttacaggcgtgagccaccgcacccggctttttttttttttgagacagagtttcgctcttgttgcccgggctggagtgcaatggtgcaatcttagctcaccccaacctccacctcctgggttcaagcgattctcctgccttagcctcccaagtagctgggattataggcatgtgccaccacgcccagctaattttgtatttttagtagagatggagtttctccacgtgtggtcaggctggtcttgaactcccgacctcaggtgatctgcttgcctcggccttccaaagtgctgggattacaggcatgagccactgcgcccagcccatgcccaactaattttttttttttttgagacggagtctcgctctgtcgcccaggctggagtgcagtggcacagtatcagcttactgcaagctctgcctcccaggttcatgccattctcctgcctcagcctgccaagttagctgggactacaggtgcccaccaccacgcccggctaatttttttttgtatttttagtagaaatggggtttcaccgtgttagccaggatggtcttgatctcctgacctcgtgatccacctgcctcggtctcccaaagtgctgggattacaggcgtgagccaccgtgcctggcccgttttttagtttttcaataCCCCCAAAGTCTTAAGCCATCCCTGGGCAAAAAAGGCTAATTGGTCTCTGAGCATATTCTCAACCACAGCCACTCTGAAGGGTATAGCAAGCTCCAACGTGAGATTCTGCCTAAAAGCCACTGCTCTATGTCAAGCTGCCCAGAACTGTGCCAACTGTGGCTATATCTGAGGGGGTCCCAGACCACTGCCATTCTTCCTTTCCCACTCTCCCAGCCTCTCACCAGCACCACAACCCGGGCCTGGGGCTGTCGCTCATTCACCAGTTGCACAATGGCCTTGATGCCGCCAGTCACCTGCTCTGCTGTGTGTCCGTGGTTGTTGGTGCCCACCCAGaccaccacaatctgtggaaaaaGAGACATGAAGCAGCGGTGAGGCGGCAGCCAAAAGATGTTTTAGAGCCCCACCCGAGCCCTGCTCACCTTGGGCCGGATGTGTTCCAGCTCCCCATTCTCCAGCCGCCACAGTACATGCTGTGTGCCGTCACCACCAATGCCAAAGTTAAGTGCAtgcagaggagagaagagctCGCGCCAGATCTGTGGGCAAGAAGTGGTATGGGCACAAGGGCACTGTCCGCATGGACCATCCCCCGCTGTCCAGGTGTTAACCAAATGCCATTATGGAAGAACCTTACTTCATGGAAGCAGTCTTAAAATTTTACCTGGAGCAAACTCCAGCATGGCTGAACCTCACTTTATAGAAATCTATTAGAGTCtctcacttattttattttattttatatttttgagacagagttattttatttttgagacagagtctcactctgtcacccaggctggagtgcactggcactatctcggctcactgcaacctccgcctccctagttcaagtgattctgatgtctcagcctcctgagtagctgggactacaggtgtacgccaccacgtccagctaattttttgtatttttagtagagatggggtttcaccatgtgggccagactggtctcgaactcctgacctcaggtgatccacctttctcggcctccgaaagtggtgggattacaggcgtgagcccatggtgcccagcctatttattttttgagacggagttttgctcttgctgcccaggctggagtgcagtagtgcgatcttggctcattgcaatctctgcttcccaggttctagcgattctcctgcctcagcctgccaagtagctgggactataggcatgtgccaccatgcccagctaatttttgtatttttagtagagacaggatttcgccatgttggccagggtggtctcgaactcctggcctcacgtcatccgcctgccttggcctcccaaagtgctgggattacaggcgtaagccaccacaccctgcctagaGTCTCTCACTTTAAACCAAGCCCCAGGCTCTGTTGCtcatgctgaggtgggtggactgcttgagcccaggagttcaagaccaacctgcgcaacagggcaaaaccccatctctacaaaaattacaaaaattagccaggtgcatggtgatgtgcacctgtagtcccagctactcgggaggctgaggtgggaggatcacttgagcccaggaggcagaggttgcagtgaacagagatcataccgctgcacgccagcctgggtgacagagcaagaccctgtctcaaaaaccaaccaaccaaccaaccaacaaaacaaaccaaGCCCCATAGAAGCAAGACTCACTTCATGAAAATCCAGTCTGCTTGAGCCATGCATTGAATCAATGGCATTACAGTTGAAACTTATTTTGATGAAACCCATTACAGTTGGACATGCTTTGTGGAAAGATATTATTATGATTGAGTCCTCTTTGTGGAGTGCCATTAGAGTTGACCTTCGCTTCCTGTAAAGTGACTATAGCTTTGTGTAAACCCAACAGGGCTGCGCACTACTTAAAGCAAACAAGAAAGAGCCTCACTTTAGGCAAGCCTATGGCAGGAAAGCCTCATTTTAGGTCTTAGTACATTATACACAAATCCAATCTGATAAAACCAAGGCATACATTTCTTTCTCAATAGAATGTTGCACCTTACACCAAGATTCTCAGAGCCTCGGGCTGCCTGAGGCCAATCTGGGTACTCTCATAATACCTCACCTGGCCTGGGTTCTGGTCCAGATGTGTCAGCATGGACACAGGGCTGGATGGGGCAGGGGGAGAGGGACTGCCCTCACCTCGCACTGGTGCATGAGCTGGACCAAGGAGTCCCCG contains:
- the CIC gene encoding protein capicua homolog isoform X13, encoding MKPMKKACTGLSGPGSGSKSPPATRAKALRRRGAGEGDKPEEEDDEAQQPQPQPGPEEAEEGEEEEAERGPGAEGPPLELHPGDPAPGPAEDPKGDGEAGRWEPSLSRKTATFKSRAPKKKYVEEHGAGSSGVAGAPEERVRTPEEASGLGVPPRPPTSTRSSSTDTASEHSADLEDEPAEACGPGPWPPGSTSGSYDLRQLRSQRVLARRGDGLFLPAVVRQVRRSQDLGVQFPGDRALTFYEGVPGAGVDVVLDATPPPGALVVGTAVCTCVEPGVAAYREGVVVEVATKPAAYKVRLSPGPSSQPGPPGSLPQPPQPLHREPEEAVWVARSSLRLLRPPWEPETMLRKPPTGPEEEQAEPGATLPPCPAALDPKQPEDAEVSKISFGGNLGTHCEEGEEKHPPTLGTPALLPLPPPQLLSPPPKSPAFVGPGRPGEQPSPCQEGSQGGSRSSSVASLEKGTAPAARARTPLTAAQQKYKKGDVVCTPSGIRKKFNGKQWRRLCSRDGCMKESQRRGYCSRHLSMRTKEMEGLADSGPGGAGRPAAVAAREGSTEFDWGDETSRDSEASSVAARGDSRPRLVAPADLSRFEFDECEAAVMLVSLGSSRSGTPSFSPVSTQSPFSPAPSPSPSPLFGFRPANFSPINASPVIQRTAVRSRHLSASTPKAGVLTPPDLGPHPPPPAPRERHSSGILPTFQTNLTFTVPISPGRRKTELLPHPGALGAPGAGGGGAAPDFPKSDSLDSGVDSVSHTPTPSTPAGFRAVSPAVPFSRSRQPSPLLLLPPPAGLTSDPGPSVRRVPAVQRDSPVIVRNPDVPLPSKFPGEVGTAGEVRAGGPGRGCRETPVPPGVASGKPGLPPPLPAPVPITVPPAAPTAVAQPMPTFGLASSPFQPVAFHPSPAALLPVLVPSSYTSHPAPKKEVIMGRPGTVWTNVEPRSVAVFPWHSLVPFLAPSQPDPSVQPSEAQQPASHPVASNQSKEPAESAAVAHERPPGGTGSADPGRPPGATCPESPGPGPPHPLGVVESGKGPPPTTEEEASGPPGEPRLDSETESDHDDAFLSIMSPEIQLPLPPGKRRTQSLSALPKERDSSSEKDGRSPNKREKDHIRRPMNAFMIFSKRHRALVHQRHPNQDNRTVSKILGEWWYALGPKEKQKYHDLAFQMVSGPASYSGPKPSTQYGAPGPFAAPGEGGALAATGRPPLLPTRASRSQRAASEDMTSDEERMVICEEEGDDDVIADDGFGTTDIDLKCKERVTDSESGDSSGEDPEGNKGFGRKVFSPVIRSSFTHCRPPLDPEPPGPPDPPVAFGKGYGSAPSSSASSPASSSASAATSFSLGSGTFKAQESGQGSTAGPLRPPPPGAGGPATPSKATRFLPTDPATFRRKRPESVGGLEPPGPSVIAAPPSGGGNILQTLVLPPNKEEQEGGGARVPSAPAPSLAYGAPAAPLSRPAATMVTNVVRPVSSTPVPIASKPFPTSGRAEASPNDTAGARTEMGTGSRVPGGSPLGVSLVYSDKKSAAATSPAPHLVAGPLLGTVGKAPATVTNLLVGTPGYGAPAPPAVQFIAQGAPGGGTTAGSGAGAGSGPNGPVPLGILQPGALGKAGGITQVQYILPTLPQQLQVAPAPAPAPGTKAAAPSGPAPTTSIRFTLPPGTSTNGKVLAATAPTPGIPILQSVPSAPPPKAQSVSPVQAPPPGGSAQLLPGKVLVPLAAPSMSVRGGGAGQPLPLVSPPFSVPVQNGAQPPSKIIQLTPVPVSTPSGLVPPLSPATLPGPTSQPQKVLLPSSTRITYVQSAGGHALPLGTSPASSQAGTVTSYGPTSSVALGFTSLGPSGPAFVQPLLSAGQAPLLAPGQVGVSPVPSPQLPPACAAPGGPVITAFYSGSPAPTSSAPLAQPSQAPPSLVYTVATSTTPPAATILPKGPPAPATATPAPTSPFPSATAGSMTYSLVAPKAQRPSPKAPQKVKAAIASIPVGSFEAGASGRPGPAPRQPLEPGPVREPTALESELEGQPTPPAPPPLPETWTPTARSSPPLPPPAEERTSAKGPETMASKFPSSSSDWRVPGQGLENRGEPPTPPSPAPAPAVAPGGSSESSSGRAAGDTPERKEAAGTGKKVKVRPPPLKKTFDSVDNRVLSEVDFEERFAELPEFRPEEVLPSPTLQSLATSPRAILGSYRKKRKNSTDLDSAPEDPTSPKRKMRRRSSCSSEPNTPKSAKCEGDIFTFDRTGTEAEDVLGELEYDKVPYSSLRRTLDQRRALVMQLFQDHGFFPSAQATAAFQARYADIFPSKVCLQLKIREVRQKIMQAATPTEQPPGAEAPLPVPPPTGTAAAPAPTPSPAGGPDPTSPSSDSGTAQAAPPLPPPPESGPGQPGWEGAPQPSPPPPGPSTAATGR